Within Coffea arabica cultivar ET-39 chromosome 4e, Coffea Arabica ET-39 HiFi, whole genome shotgun sequence, the genomic segment GAATGCCATTACTTGAACGAAAATATGTGTGCTTCTCAACATTAGCAAATTAATCAATGAATTCTTTTCATATGGTAGGGGAAAGTTATGAACTTGGGCAATAGCTATTGGTGGGCAAAAATCAAATTAGcttctccaagtccaatcccATGAGGGGGTTAGAGTGTTTAAAGCGAACTCTGGTTATTGCTGATGGGAGGAGTGTTCAACCAGCACTTCTACACGCTCTGAATCTGCTTGGCCTTGAGTTGCAACAGCCATTCTTCCATTTTCAGCAGTGTCCAGAGCAATATCTGCCTCAGCGACAGGTTCTGCATTTTCTGTGCGAATTGGACGGAGAAGCCCTTGTAATCTCAGCAGATATCTCTGGCTAGATGGTTGAGTTCTTACATACGGGGTGGTTGTCACAACATGAGAAGATGATCGTTCTGAATCAGCACGAATGTTGGATAGTGCACTAAGGTCAAGGTTTGGAAAAACGGAGCAACGACATCTAGGGCATTTAACATTAAGCCGAAGCCATTCATCAATGCATTCTACATGAAAGTTGTGAGCACATGGAAGGCCTCTAACCTGCAAAATACCAAGGGAACTATGACATAAACCTTAATCCTGAAATTAACTTTTACTTTTTGCCCTTGGCGCCTCATTCTATCCTAAAAGTAGTACGCAAGTGCAAGatgccctttcttttttgttaggAGAGAGAATGAACAGGGATTATCAACTCCAAGTACACATATTATCTACATTCAATAGTTGAATAAGCTTCTCCCAAATTCTCGTGCCAATCGACCATATTCTTAAGCCTGAACAAAGTATTTAAATATTTTCTAGAGCCCAGAGGCAGTATACTTGAAGCTCTGATGGACCATGATAACCATACACATGGAAAAATCTTTTTTAACACACAAAAAATACGAAAGATGTTCAATCCCTATATTGGCATAATAATAGCATCACTTATTTGTGTTTGCAAGGGAGAAGAGATTGGGAAAACTTGACTTATAATCATCTTTCAATAAGCTAACAACTTAAAACTATAGTGACTGAAGCAAACAAAATTACCTCATTGCCGACATGGAACTCTTCTAGACAAATAGGGCACTCACTGCAATCAGCTGGAACAGCCTTCAACCTGAACTTTGGGAGTTCCTGAATGAGTGCCTCAACAGCTTCTCTCTAACCACCCAAACAtagaaacacataaaaaaaatgtaataagAGGAGTATGAAATTCTTAACAATCAGGCCAGGACAGAGAATTAACAGGCTTAAAGAATATATAGAGGAAACAGCATGTCTTCGGCCAACAGTAAGCATGTCAAACTCTGGAAAGTTCTTCACTGTAAAACCTATGCTATTCAGATAAAAAACAATTTGACACTAATGAGACGGCTACATAAAATCCACAGATAATGTTTCATCCATAGCTTAAAGTTAGTTCATGGACCAATTATTATTAATAACACTATGTTTCAATATTCAGAGCAACAAAAAGTGCAGCACTAATAGATTAAATGCTACCAGAGATATGCCAACATGCACTAAACTTGCAAGATATCTAGACCAGAAAATCAAGATAGCATAAACTCAAAAACTAAGGTAAATCAATTCTTACCTGAGCAGGAGTCAAGTAAAGTCCAGGTTGATATGCAGCAGCATCTTGGCCCATTCCCCGCATTTCTTGGCCAGCTGCTTCAAAAGCCCAATCTGGCACCCGGATCATGTCAACCAAAACCTGAAATTTTAAGCATTTTTCAACAAGTTCTTTTCAAAGAGGAGATGAATCCTGCACAACAAGTGATAATAGAACCAAAAACACAGCAATTGTTGTCAAAGActattagaaaaataaatcttttcacttttctcttttatgtttttcgCTTTTGATAACTAGGTCTAACTTTTAAGATAGCAATCAATTGAGACAACTAGTACGAGCATCAGAAATCCACCATCATGATAATCCTAAGTAAGACCTGTCCAAGCCATTCTAAATCTGCATTACAATTTAAGAAAGTTCTTTCTATATCAGTATCTGCAGTATATTTTCTTAGAACGCACTGATTGAGTAAAGAACTTAAGCATGATCAATCTGTAAAACTGCAAATTTGCATATAGCACACATGgacgtgatgtatgtgagaaaaTGAGTCTACTATTTTGAAGCACAGTCCTTAGCTTAGTTTAGTGCTTACTCCAAATTCTGAAATAGGTATGCCCTGTTGAGCACGTAATAGATGTGCTTGCCTTCTTGTCAACCACTGCAAACAAAGGTCCAACTCAGATAATCAGCATGTGACATTGAAAAGGAAAGATAAACCACAAAAGGCAGACACTTGTGTAAGAGACACCAAGCAAAATGGCAACAGCAGTGATCTATTTCTGTTTTCTCTCCGCACTTTCCAACATCCCTCCCCCCTTCCTGGGctgccaaaagaaaaggaaaaagcacAAAGAACAAGACAGAGAAAGTAAaagcaaatgatttttttttttggtgggttgggggggggggggggtggggatGGCAAAATGGGTAATGACGACtccagaaaacaaaactaacctTTCCCATTGACATGCAAGCTATGCAAACAAGTCCGCAGTAGCTGAAGAGCAGCCAAATTAGAAAGCCCCATTTCTGGCCTTCTTCTGGCAACTGAAAGTATTTCCAAATTATAACCTTTCAGTGCTGGCAAAGTACAATTATCAGATGCAGTAAGAAAAGGGGGAGAAACTTACGCAGTTTCTGGCACTGGTGAACCATAGGGTCCCAATAATAGTCCAGACCCAGAGAAAGGGATAGAGCAACAGAGCAAGAATTGAGAGAACTACTGTTCTTCCACAGAAACGAGCATGTCTCTGCTGTGGACCAAAATCCCTACAATCAACATCAGACACCCATCAAACTAGTACTATTAGGCTATAGTTGCACCAAAAATTCAACCGAACCTTGCGCAACTTCAAGCTAAACTTTTACTTGAGACCTCATTTATCAATTTCAAGACTAATATTCATCGAAGCTCTTTATAAACTTTCAACTAGAAATGCAGCGACATCTCATATGCAACTGAAAAATGGTTGCTTTTTGTTACTTTCACAACTGAACCACAGTCCATTTTGCACTACAGAAGTTCATTTCACTACACAAAAAATAACACCTTGTAAACAATAGATAAATAGAACATTAGTTTTAATTCCTAAAGATTAAAAGATTGTACAAGTTGAATTAAAAAATGATGGAAGAAGCCTTACAATCCCATTCCAGCAGCAAGGCCATTATCTACAAACATCAGTAGCCGAAATACAAATACAGTTGTGTAGTCAGCCTAATCCaaaagaggaggaaaaaaaagggcaaaattcAGTTTTTACTTCCATCAACCAATTGAACCCAAAGAAGCACAAACAAATTTCAAGATACTCACCACAATCCATATGTGCAACGGGTATGTACAGAGATGGTATCTCTTCCAATTGATTGCCACAATTATTCTAATCAAAATAGTTAAGGCAACAAATCCAAAACCATAATTTTCACCCAAATGcaagaaatttatttattaaagaaATCCAAAAATAAAACATCCGGGAAATGAACACTGAAATAAGAGGACAAAAAATAGAATCcattaaccctaactttctcagcTTGAATCTTGAAAGGATACATACTAGTAGCTAGCATTGACAAAAAGAATCCATCATACCTGCAACAAAGAAGAACCCCCAATTATTTccaataataaaagaaaacaagagaaattaCACTCCCAATTCAATATTTGAACTGATAAAcaaacgaaaaaagaaaaagcaagagaTTACCACTTAAAATCGACACCTCTGATCGCCATTCGAAAAACCCAGAAACCCTAGCAAGACTGAGCCAAAGATTCGATTCTCATTTCCTGATTTTTCACCACCCAAATCAAATTTGAGCCGTCCAGAAGCGAATCTCTTGCTCAGTGAGTCAACTCAGTTCCCCggaatcaaaagaaaagttcGTATAAGCAGAAGAGAGCTGATTAACATATGACTACGCGTTTGATATACGCATGGGATACGGGAATTCTACGTAGAGATACGGACTATTTGAGAGATGAAGAATTCGgagatttctggattttttttctttttttttttttgggtgggaaAACGAGAAAGAAAGAGTTAATGGTGAACTTAACTGAACTCAACTGGAGCAGTGGAGCTGCGCAAAAGAGAAAGTTAATGGGGAGGATGACGGACGGTTGACGGGAGTTTGACGGCCGTTTGTTTCCCCAGAATTGAATGGATATTTGGTCGAGtaatgtactttttttttttttttgaagaatttcGTTGACTAATTTTAATGACTTCACTTTTTTTTACTGATGGCAtcgtatctttttttttttttagagaaaattCTACTCTAAGTAACATACGATGACACTTGATTTTCAGTCTTTTTTTCAGATGAATTCTTTTAAATACTTTTAcacaaagagagaagaaaaaaaggaaaacaagagatTGAATACTTAACAATAAGTGGAGTGgtagtgtgaaaaaaaaat encodes:
- the LOC113742704 gene encoding E3 ubiquitin-protein ligase SIS3 isoform X1, with the protein product MAIRGVDFKWYDGFFLSMLATSIIIVAINWKRYHLCTYPLHIWIVADYTTVFVFRLLMFVDNGLAAGMGLDFGPQQRHARFCGRTVVLSILALLLYPFLWVWTIIGTLWFTSARNCLPEEGQKWGFLIWLLFSYCGLVCIACMSMGKWLTRRQAHLLRAQQGIPISEFGVLVDMIRVPDWAFEAAGQEMRGMGQDAAAYQPGLYLTPAQREAVEALIQELPKFRLKAVPADCSECPICLEEFHVGNEVRGLPCAHNFHVECIDEWLRLNVKCPRCRCSVFPNLDLSALSNIRADSERSSSHVVTTTPYVRTQPSSQRYLLRLQGLLRPIRTENAEPVAEADIALDTAENGRMAVATQGQADSERVEVLVEHSSHQQ
- the LOC113742704 gene encoding E3 ubiquitin-protein ligase SIS3 isoform X2; this translates as MRDFGPQQRHARFCGRTVVLSILALLLYPFLWVWTIIGTLWFTSARNCLPEEGQKWGFLIWLLFSYCGLVCIACMSMGKWLTRRQAHLLRAQQGIPISEFGVLVDMIRVPDWAFEAAGQEMRGMGQDAAAYQPGLYLTPAQREAVEALIQELPKFRLKAVPADCSECPICLEEFHVGNEVRGLPCAHNFHVECIDEWLRLNVKCPRCRCSVFPNLDLSALSNIRADSERSSSHVVTTTPYVRTQPSSQRYLLRLQGLLRPIRTENAEPVAEADIALDTAENGRMAVATQGQADSERVEVLVEHSSHQQ